The following are encoded in a window of Sebastes umbrosus isolate fSebUmb1 chromosome 7, fSebUmb1.pri, whole genome shotgun sequence genomic DNA:
- the LOC119491775 gene encoding extracellular calcium-sensing receptor-like yields the protein MHKAGDVVLGGLFPIHFFSVFPDLSFTSEPQQPTCHSFGILGFRQAQTMAFAIDEINRNSNLLPNVTLGYSLNDNCVNLGIGFRAALSLASGQDQQFILDKTCVGTPPILGIVGDSSSRRSIAISTVLGLYRLPMVSYFATCSCLSDRQKFPSFFRTIPSDAFQVRAMIQILRRFGWTWAGLLISNDDYGLHAARSFQSDLAQSGGGCLAYLEVLPWGKDPAELRRIVDLMRKSTARVVIVFALQSHVINLMEEVVRQNVTGLQWMASESWTAATVLQTPHFMPHLSGALGIAIRRGEITGLRDFLLRIRPDIQQNSRGNNVVNQFWEYTFQCRFAPPPAGWVEAGGVLCTGQEDLESVETEFLDISNLRPEYNVYKAVYALAYALDDMLRCVPGRGPFSGHSCARLQRLELWQLVYYLEKVNFTTPFGDQVSFDENGDALPIYDVMNWLWLPDGRTKVESVGEVKESAKGEELTLDEDKIFWNFESKEPPRSVCSESCPPGARMARKKGQPECCFDCIPCSEGKISNKTDSMECTSCPEDFWSSLQRDHCVPKKIEFLSYQEPLGIFLTATTLLGTFICAVVLGIFIYHRSTPIVRANNSELSFQLLISLKLCFLCSLLFIGHPRMWTCQLRHAAFGISFVLCVSCILVKTMVVLAVFKASKPGGGASLKWFGAVQQRGTVMVLTSIQAAICTAWLVSASPAPHKNTQYYNDKIVYECVVGSTVGFAVLLGYIGLLAILSFLLAFMARNLPDSFNEAKLITFSMLIFCAVWVAFVPAYVSSPGKYADAVEVFAILASSFGLLVALFGPKCYIILLRPERNTKKAVMARGIES from the exons ATGCACAAGGCTGGTGATGTGGTTCTGGGAGGGCTGTTTCCGAtccatttcttttctgtctttcctgaCCTGTCTTTTACCTCAGAGCCACAACAGCCAACCTGCCACAG TTTTGGTATTCTAGGATTCAGACAGGCCCAGACCATGGCCTTTGCTATTGATGAGATCAATAGAAACTCCAACCTGCTACCTAATGTGACTCTTGGATACAGTCTTAATGATAACTGCGTCAACCTAGGAATTGGATTCCGTGCAGCGTTGTCATTAGCCAGTGGTCAAGACCAGCAGTTTATATTGGACAAGACCTGTGTAGGAACCCCTCCAATCCTTGGGATTGTGGGTGATTCTTCCTCTAGACGTTCAATCGCCATCTCCACTGTCTTAGGTTTGTACAGATTACCTATG GTGAGTTATTTTGCCACATGTTCGTGCCTGAGTGACCGGCAAAAGTTTCCATCCTTCTTTAGGACGATCCCAAGTGATGCTTTCCAG GTGCGTGCTATGATTCAGATTCTCAGGCGCTTTGGCTGGACTTGGGCTGGTCTGCTGATCAGTAATGATGATTATGGACTCCACGCTGCACGATCCTTCCAATCTGATCTGGCTCAGTCTGGTGGAGGTTGTCTGGCCTATTTAGAAGTTTTGCCCTGGGGCAAAGACCCAGCTGAACTAAGGAGAATTGTGGATTTGATGAGGAAATCTACAGCTCGTGTGGTCATTGTCTTTGCACTTCAGAGTCACGTGATTAACCTCATGGAAGAG GTGGTGAGACAGAATGTGACAGGCCTGCAGTGGATGGCCAGTGAATCCTGGACTGCAGCTACTGTGCTCCAGACCCCCCACTTCATGCCGCACCTGAGTGGAGCACTGGGCATTGCCATCCGTCGAGGAGAAATAACAGGACTCAGGGACTTCCTGTTAAGAATACGTCCTGACATACAACAGAACAGCCGCGGAAATAATGTG GTAAATCAGTTTTGGGAATACACATTTCAGTGTAGATTTGCACCACCTCCAGCAGGTTGGGTGGAGGCTGGGGGAGTACTATGCACTGGACAGGAAGATCTAGAGAGTGTGGAGACTGAGTTCTTGGACATTTCAAACCTCAGGCCAGAGTATAACGTGTACAAGGCTGTGTATGCTCTGGCGTATGCTCTTGATGACATGCTGCGCTGTGTGCCAGGGAGAGGGCCTTTCAGCGGACACAGCTGTGCCAGATTGCAAAGACTGGAGCTATGGCAG CTTGTGTATTACTTGGAAAAGGTCAACTTCACCACACCATTTGGTGATCAAGTATCATTTGATGAGAATGGTGATGCATTACCAATATATGATGTCATGAACTGGCTGTGGCTCCCTGATGGACGAACTAAAGTTGAGAGTGTGGGCGAGGTCAAAGAGTCAGCCAAAGGTGAAGAACTCACACTTGATGAAGACAAAATCTTCTGGAACTTTGAATCCAAAGAG CCACCCCGGTCAGTGTGCAGTGAGAGCTGTCCTCCAGGTGCCCGAATGGCCAGAAAGAAGGGGCAACCTGAGTGCTGTTTTGACTGCATCCCTTGTTCTGAGGGAAAGATCAGCAATAAGACTG ACTCCATGGAGTGCACCAGTTGTCCAGAGGACTTCTGGTCCAGCCTCCAGCGTGACCACTGTGTTCCTAAGAAAATAGAGTTCCTCTCCTATCAAGAGCCTCTAGGTATCTTCCTGACAGCCACCACATTGTTGGGCACATTCATCTGTGCTGTTGTCTTGGGCATCTTCATCTATCATCGCAGCACCCCTATAGTACGCGCCAACAATTCAGAACTGAGTTTCCAGCTATtgatatcacttaaattatgttTCCTCTGCTCACTGTTGTTTATCGGCCATCCCAGGATGTGGACATGCCAACTGAGACATGCAGCATTTGGAATCAGCTTTGTACTTTGTGTGTCATGCATCCTGGTGAAAACCATGGTGGTTCTGGCTGTGTTCAAGGCCTCCAAACCAGGAGGAGGAGCCAGTCTCAAGTGGTTTGGTGCTGTGCAGCAGAGAGGGACAGTTATGGTTCTGACTTCTATCCAGGCAGCAATCTGCACTGCTTGGCTTGTCTCAGCTTCACCAGCTCctcataaaaacactcaatacTACAATGACAAGATAGTTTATGAGTGTGTAGTCGGATCCACAGTTGGTTTTGCAGTGTTACTGGGTTACATTGGCTTACTGGCCATCCTCAGCTTCCTACTAGCATTCATGGCGAGGAATCTTCCAGATAGTTTCAATGAGGCCAAGCTCATCACTTTCAGCATGTTGATCTTCTGTGCTGTGTGGGTGGCCTTTGTCCCCGCTTATGTCAGCTCACCAGGCAAATATGCAGATGCAGTGGAGGTATTCGCCATCCTGGCCTCCAGTTTTGGTCTCTTGGTGGCACTTTTTGGACCCAAATGTTACATAATCCTGCTGCGACCAGAGAGGAACACAAAGAAAGCAGTCATGGCTCGGGGCATTGAGTCATAA
- the LOC119491787 gene encoding extracellular calcium-sensing receptor-like, giving the protein MYSVLLYSYFSCDGGNPLHSTSCWLQGQFPLNGMHKAGDVVLGGLFKIHLFSVFPDLSFTSEPQQPPCHSFDVLGFRQAQTMAFAIDEINRNSNLLPNVTLGYSLNDNCNNLGIGFRAALSLASSREEQFMLDKTCVGTPPVLGIVGESSSRRSIAISTVLGLYRVPMVSFFSTCSCLSDRQKFPSFFRTIPSDAFQVRAMIQILRRFGWTWTGLLVSNDDYGFHVARSFQSDLAQSGGGCLAYFEVLPWDKDAAELRRIVDLMRKSTARVVIVFAHQSHVINLMEEVVRQNVTGLQWMASEAWTAATVLQTPHLMPYLSGTLGIAIRRGEIPGLRDFLLRIRPDIQHNNLYGNNVVNQFWEYTFQCRFAPPPAGWVEAGGVLCTGQEDLESVETELLDISNLRPEYNVYKAVYALAYALDDMLRCVPGRGPFSGHSCARLQRLELWQLVYYLEKVNFTTPFGDQVSFDENGDALPIYDVMNWLWLPDGRTKVENVGEVKESAKGEELTLDEDKIFWNFESKEPPRSVCSESCPPGARMARKRGQPECCFDCIPCSEGKISNKTDSMECTSCPEDFWSSPQRDHCVPKKIEFLSYQEPLGIFLTATSLLGTFICAVVLGISIYHRSTPVVRANNSELSFQLLISLKLCFLCSLLFIGRPRMWTCQLRHAAFGISFVLCVSCILVKTMVVLAVFKASKPGGGASLKWFGAVQQRGTVMVLTSIQAAICTAWLVSASPAPHKNTQYYNDKIVYECVVGSTVGFAVLLGYIGLLAILSFLLAFMARNLPDSFNEAKLITFSMLIFCAVWVAFVPAYVSSPGKYADAVEVFAILASSFGLLVALFGPKCYIILLRPERNTKKAIMGRGIES; this is encoded by the exons ATGTACTCTGTGTTGCTGTATTCCTACTTTTCTTGTGATGGAGGGAACCCTCTCCATTCCACCTCCTGCTGGTTACAGGGACAGTTTCCTCTAAATGGGATGCACAAGGCTGGAGATGTGGTTCTGGGAGGGCTGTTTAAGAtccatttattttctgtctttcctgACCTGTCTTTTACCTCAGAGCCACAACAGCCACCCTGCCACAG TTTTGATGTTCTAGGATTCAGGCAGGCCCAGACCATGGCCTTTGCTATTGATGAGATCAACAGAAACTCCAACCTGCTACCTAATGTGACTCTGGGATACAGTCTTAATGACAACTGCAACAACCTAGGAATTGGATTCCGTGCAGCGTTGTCATTAGCCAGTAGTCGAGAAGAGCAGTTTATGTTGGACAAGACCTGTGTAGGAACCCCTCCAGTCCTTGGGATTGTTGGTGAATCTTCCTCTAGACGTTCTATCGCCATCTCCACTGTCTTAGGTTTGTACAGAGTACCTATG gtgagttttttttccacatgttCGTGCCTGAGTGACCGGCAAAAGTTTCCATCCTTCTTTAGGACGATCCCAAGTGATGCTTTCCAG GTGCGTGCTATGATTCAGATTCTCAGGCGCTTTGGCTGGACTTGGACAGGTCTTCTGGTCAGTAATGATGATTATGGATTCCACGTTGCCCGATCCTTTCAATCTGACCTTGCTCAGTCTGGTGGAGGGTGTCTGGCCTACTTTGAGGTTTTGCCCTGGGACAAAGACGCAGCTGAACTAAGGAGAATTGTGGATTTGATGAGGAAATCTACAGCTCGTGTGGTCATTGTCTTTGCACATCAGAGTCACGTGATTAACCTCATGGAAGAG GTGGTGAGGCAGAATGTGACAGGCCTGCAGTGGATGGCCAGTGAAGCCTGGACTGCAGCTACTGTGCTCCAGACCCCCCACCTCATGCCGTACCTGAGTGGAACACTGGGCATTGCCATTCGTCGAGGAGAAATACCAGGACTCAGGGACTTCCTGTTAAGAATACGTCCTGACATACAACACAACAACCTCTATGGAAATAATGTG GTAAATCAGTTTTGGGAATACACATTTCAGTGTAGATTTGCACCACCTCCAGCAGGTTGGGTGGAGGCTGGGGGAGTACTATGCACTGGACAGGAAGATCTAGAGAGTGTGGAGACTGAATTGTTGGACATTTCAAACCTCAGGCCAGAGTATAACGTGTACAAGGCTGTGTATGCTCTGGCGTATGCTCTTGATGACATGCTGCGCTGTGTGCCAGGGAGAGGGCCTTTCAGCGGACACAGCTGTGCCAGATTGCAAAGACTGGAGCTATGGCAG CTTGTGTATTACTTGGAAAAGGTCAACTTCACCACACCATTTGGTGATCAAGTATCATTTGATGAGAATGGTGATGCATTACCAATATATGATGTCATGAACTGGCTGTGGCTCCCTGATGGACGAACTAAAGTTGAGAATGTGGGCGAGGTCAAAGAGTCAGCCAAAGGTGAAGAACTCACACTTGATGAAGACAAAATCTTCTGGAACTTTGAATCCAAAGAG CCACCCCGGTCAGTGTGCAGTGAGAGCTGTCCTCCAGGTGCCCGAATGGCCAGAAAGAGGGGGCAACCTGAGTGCTGTTTTGACTGCATCCCTTGTTCTGAGGGAAAGATCAGCAATAAGACTG ACTCCATGGAGTGCACCAGTTGTCCAGAGGACTTCTGGTCCAGCCCCCAGCGTGACCACTGTGTTCCTAAGAAAATAGAGTTCCTCTCCTATCAAGAGCCTCTAGGTATCTTCCTGACAGCCACCTCATTGTTGGGCACATTCATCTGTGCTGTTGTCTTGGGCATCTCCATCTATCATCGCAGCACCCCTGTAGTACGCGCCAACAATTCAGAACTGAGTTTCCAGCTATtgatatcacttaaattatgttTCCTCTGCTCACTGTTGTTTATCGGCCGTCCCAGGATGTGGACATGCCAATTGAGACATGCAGCATTTGGGATCAGCTTTGTGCTTTGTGTCTCATGCATCCTGGTGAAAACCATGGTGGTTCTGGCTGTGTTCAAGGCCTCCAAACCAGGAGGTGGAGCCAGTCTCAAGTGGTTTGGTGCTGTGCAGCAGAGAGGGACAGTTATGGTTCTGACTTCTATCCAGGCAGCAATCTGCACTGCCTGGCTTGTCTCTGCTTCACCAGCTCctcataaaaacactcaatacTACAATGACAAGATAGTTTATGAGTGTGTAGTCGGATCCACAGTTGGTTTTGCAGTGTTACTGGGTTACATTGGCTTACTGGCCATCCTCAGCTTCCTACTAGCATTCATGGCGAGGAATCTTCCAGATAGTTTCAATGAGGCCAAACTCATCACTTTCAGCATGCTGATCTTCTGTGCTGTGTGGGTGGCCTTTGTCCCCGCTTATGTCAGCTCACCAGGCAAATATGCAGATGCAGTGGAGGTATTCGCCATCCTGGCCTCCAGTTTTGGTCTCTTGGTGGCACTGTTTGGACCCAAATGTTACATAATCCTGCTGAGACCAGAGAGGAACACAAAGAAAGCAATCATGGGTCGGGGCATTGAGTCATAA